A single genomic interval of Rhododendron vialii isolate Sample 1 chromosome 3a, ASM3025357v1 harbors:
- the LOC131320899 gene encoding replication protein A 32 kDa subunit B isoform X4: MYGSQFDGNAAFAGGGFMPSQTTQTADPSFSAAKNRDTQPLLPLTVKQISQAFQATDDKSNFIIDGVDVNNVTLVGMVFNKAERVTDVSFVIDDGTGRIDCNRWVNEAVDTKEVEAISDGMYVRVHGHLKGFQGKKQLTVFSIRPLTDYNEMPYHFVECMYVHNYNTKSRLQGSVPTQNMPNSAVATPSNSYQAAPPNQYTGHYGIDGVKGIAQLVFDYLQQPSCLSLEKGLHVNEIAQQLSMPVEKISESIKFLEEDGLVYSTIDDYHFKSTGNG; the protein is encoded by the exons ATGTACGGGAGCCAGTTCGATGGCAACGCGGCCTTCGCCGGCGGCGGTTTCATGCCCTCTCAGACCACTCAGACCGCCGATCCTTCCTTCTCTGCCGCTAAA AATCGAGATACCCAACCACTGCTTCCGTTAACTGTAAAGCAAATAAGCCAAGCTTTTCAGGCTACCGATGACAAATCAAACTTTATTATTGATGGCGTCGACGTGAACAAT GTTACGTTGGTGGGGATGGTTTTCAATAAGGCAGAAAGGGTTACTGACGTTTCATTTGTGATTGATGATGGCACTGGACGCATTGACTGCAATAGATg GGTGAATGAAGCTGTAGACACTAAGGAAGTGGAGGCAATATC TGATGGAATGTATGTTCGGGTTCATGGACATTTGAAGGGCTTTCAGGGTAAAAAACAGTTAACAGTCTTCTCGATCAg GCCTCTGACTGACTACAATGAGATGCCATACCACTTTGTTGAGTGTATGTATGTCCATAACTACAACACCAAATCACGG CTACAGGGTAGTGTCCCCACTCAAAATATGCCAAATTCAGCTGTTGCCACACCTTCAAATAGTTACCAAGCTGCCCCACCAAATCAA TACACTGGGCACTACGGCATTGATGGAGTGAAGGGCATTGCTCAATTGGTCTTTGACTATCTGCAGCAGCCTTCGTGCCT CTCACTGGAAAAGGGACTGCATGTGAATGAAATTGCCCAACAACTGAGCATGCCGGTGGAAAAAATCTC AGAATCAATCAAATTTCTTGAAGAAGACGGCTTGGTTTACTCAACGATAGATGACTATCATTTCAAGTCCACTGGCAATGGTTGA
- the LOC131320899 gene encoding replication protein A 32 kDa subunit B isoform X2, producing the protein MYGSQFDGNAAFAGGGFMPSQTTQTADPSFSAAKVHNRDTQPLLPLTVKQISQAFQATDDKSNFIIDGVDVNNVTLVGMVFNKAERVTDVSFVIDDGTGRIDCNRWVNEAVDTKEVEAISDGMYVRVHGHLKGFQGKKQLTVFSIRPLTDYNEMPYHFVECMYVHNYNTKSRLQGSVPTQNMPNSAVATPSNSYQAAPPNQYTGHYGIDGVKGIAQLVFDYLQQPSCLSLEKGLHVNEIAQQLSMPVEKISESIKFLEEDGLVYSTIDDYHFKSTGNG; encoded by the exons ATGTACGGGAGCCAGTTCGATGGCAACGCGGCCTTCGCCGGCGGCGGTTTCATGCCCTCTCAGACCACTCAGACCGCCGATCCTTCCTTCTCTGCCGCTAAAGTACAT AATCGAGATACCCAACCACTGCTTCCGTTAACTGTAAAGCAAATAAGCCAAGCTTTTCAGGCTACCGATGACAAATCAAACTTTATTATTGATGGCGTCGACGTGAACAAT GTTACGTTGGTGGGGATGGTTTTCAATAAGGCAGAAAGGGTTACTGACGTTTCATTTGTGATTGATGATGGCACTGGACGCATTGACTGCAATAGATg GGTGAATGAAGCTGTAGACACTAAGGAAGTGGAGGCAATATC TGATGGAATGTATGTTCGGGTTCATGGACATTTGAAGGGCTTTCAGGGTAAAAAACAGTTAACAGTCTTCTCGATCAg GCCTCTGACTGACTACAATGAGATGCCATACCACTTTGTTGAGTGTATGTATGTCCATAACTACAACACCAAATCACGG CTACAGGGTAGTGTCCCCACTCAAAATATGCCAAATTCAGCTGTTGCCACACCTTCAAATAGTTACCAAGCTGCCCCACCAAATCAA TACACTGGGCACTACGGCATTGATGGAGTGAAGGGCATTGCTCAATTGGTCTTTGACTATCTGCAGCAGCCTTCGTGCCT CTCACTGGAAAAGGGACTGCATGTGAATGAAATTGCCCAACAACTGAGCATGCCGGTGGAAAAAATCTC AGAATCAATCAAATTTCTTGAAGAAGACGGCTTGGTTTACTCAACGATAGATGACTATCATTTCAAGTCCACTGGCAATGGTTGA
- the LOC131320899 gene encoding replication protein A 32 kDa subunit B isoform X1 → MYGSQFDGNAAFAGGGFMPSQTTQTADPSFSAAKVHNRDTQPLLPLTVKQISQAFQATDDKSNFIIDGVDVNNVTLVGMVFNKAERVTDVSFVIDDGTGRIDCNRWVNEAVDTKEVEAISDGMYVRVHGHLKGFQGKKQLTVFSIRPLTDYNEMPYHFVECMYVHNYNTKSRKLQGSVPTQNMPNSAVATPSNSYQAAPPNQYTGHYGIDGVKGIAQLVFDYLQQPSCLSLEKGLHVNEIAQQLSMPVEKISESIKFLEEDGLVYSTIDDYHFKSTGNG, encoded by the exons ATGTACGGGAGCCAGTTCGATGGCAACGCGGCCTTCGCCGGCGGCGGTTTCATGCCCTCTCAGACCACTCAGACCGCCGATCCTTCCTTCTCTGCCGCTAAAGTACAT AATCGAGATACCCAACCACTGCTTCCGTTAACTGTAAAGCAAATAAGCCAAGCTTTTCAGGCTACCGATGACAAATCAAACTTTATTATTGATGGCGTCGACGTGAACAAT GTTACGTTGGTGGGGATGGTTTTCAATAAGGCAGAAAGGGTTACTGACGTTTCATTTGTGATTGATGATGGCACTGGACGCATTGACTGCAATAGATg GGTGAATGAAGCTGTAGACACTAAGGAAGTGGAGGCAATATC TGATGGAATGTATGTTCGGGTTCATGGACATTTGAAGGGCTTTCAGGGTAAAAAACAGTTAACAGTCTTCTCGATCAg GCCTCTGACTGACTACAATGAGATGCCATACCACTTTGTTGAGTGTATGTATGTCCATAACTACAACACCAAATCACGG AAGCTACAGGGTAGTGTCCCCACTCAAAATATGCCAAATTCAGCTGTTGCCACACCTTCAAATAGTTACCAAGCTGCCCCACCAAATCAA TACACTGGGCACTACGGCATTGATGGAGTGAAGGGCATTGCTCAATTGGTCTTTGACTATCTGCAGCAGCCTTCGTGCCT CTCACTGGAAAAGGGACTGCATGTGAATGAAATTGCCCAACAACTGAGCATGCCGGTGGAAAAAATCTC AGAATCAATCAAATTTCTTGAAGAAGACGGCTTGGTTTACTCAACGATAGATGACTATCATTTCAAGTCCACTGGCAATGGTTGA
- the LOC131320899 gene encoding replication protein A 32 kDa subunit B isoform X5 codes for MYGSQFDGNAAFAGGGFMPSQTTQTADPSFSAAKVHNRDTQPLLPLTVKQISQAFQATDDKSNFIIDGVDVNNVTLVGMVFNKAERVTDVSFVIDDGTGRIDCNRWVNEAVDTKEVEAISDGMYVRVHGHLKGFQGKKQLTVFSIRPLTDYNEMPYHFVECMYVHNYNTKSRGSVPTQNMPNSAVATPSNSYQAAPPNQYTGHYGIDGVKGIAQLVFDYLQQPSCLSLEKGLHVNEIAQQLSMPVEKISESIKFLEEDGLVYSTIDDYHFKSTGNG; via the exons ATGTACGGGAGCCAGTTCGATGGCAACGCGGCCTTCGCCGGCGGCGGTTTCATGCCCTCTCAGACCACTCAGACCGCCGATCCTTCCTTCTCTGCCGCTAAAGTACAT AATCGAGATACCCAACCACTGCTTCCGTTAACTGTAAAGCAAATAAGCCAAGCTTTTCAGGCTACCGATGACAAATCAAACTTTATTATTGATGGCGTCGACGTGAACAAT GTTACGTTGGTGGGGATGGTTTTCAATAAGGCAGAAAGGGTTACTGACGTTTCATTTGTGATTGATGATGGCACTGGACGCATTGACTGCAATAGATg GGTGAATGAAGCTGTAGACACTAAGGAAGTGGAGGCAATATC TGATGGAATGTATGTTCGGGTTCATGGACATTTGAAGGGCTTTCAGGGTAAAAAACAGTTAACAGTCTTCTCGATCAg GCCTCTGACTGACTACAATGAGATGCCATACCACTTTGTTGAGTGTATGTATGTCCATAACTACAACACCAAATCACGG GGTAGTGTCCCCACTCAAAATATGCCAAATTCAGCTGTTGCCACACCTTCAAATAGTTACCAAGCTGCCCCACCAAATCAA TACACTGGGCACTACGGCATTGATGGAGTGAAGGGCATTGCTCAATTGGTCTTTGACTATCTGCAGCAGCCTTCGTGCCT CTCACTGGAAAAGGGACTGCATGTGAATGAAATTGCCCAACAACTGAGCATGCCGGTGGAAAAAATCTC AGAATCAATCAAATTTCTTGAAGAAGACGGCTTGGTTTACTCAACGATAGATGACTATCATTTCAAGTCCACTGGCAATGGTTGA
- the LOC131320899 gene encoding replication protein A 32 kDa subunit B isoform X3 has protein sequence MYGSQFDGNAAFAGGGFMPSQTTQTADPSFSAAKNRDTQPLLPLTVKQISQAFQATDDKSNFIIDGVDVNNVTLVGMVFNKAERVTDVSFVIDDGTGRIDCNRWVNEAVDTKEVEAISDGMYVRVHGHLKGFQGKKQLTVFSIRPLTDYNEMPYHFVECMYVHNYNTKSRKLQGSVPTQNMPNSAVATPSNSYQAAPPNQYTGHYGIDGVKGIAQLVFDYLQQPSCLSLEKGLHVNEIAQQLSMPVEKISESIKFLEEDGLVYSTIDDYHFKSTGNG, from the exons ATGTACGGGAGCCAGTTCGATGGCAACGCGGCCTTCGCCGGCGGCGGTTTCATGCCCTCTCAGACCACTCAGACCGCCGATCCTTCCTTCTCTGCCGCTAAA AATCGAGATACCCAACCACTGCTTCCGTTAACTGTAAAGCAAATAAGCCAAGCTTTTCAGGCTACCGATGACAAATCAAACTTTATTATTGATGGCGTCGACGTGAACAAT GTTACGTTGGTGGGGATGGTTTTCAATAAGGCAGAAAGGGTTACTGACGTTTCATTTGTGATTGATGATGGCACTGGACGCATTGACTGCAATAGATg GGTGAATGAAGCTGTAGACACTAAGGAAGTGGAGGCAATATC TGATGGAATGTATGTTCGGGTTCATGGACATTTGAAGGGCTTTCAGGGTAAAAAACAGTTAACAGTCTTCTCGATCAg GCCTCTGACTGACTACAATGAGATGCCATACCACTTTGTTGAGTGTATGTATGTCCATAACTACAACACCAAATCACGG AAGCTACAGGGTAGTGTCCCCACTCAAAATATGCCAAATTCAGCTGTTGCCACACCTTCAAATAGTTACCAAGCTGCCCCACCAAATCAA TACACTGGGCACTACGGCATTGATGGAGTGAAGGGCATTGCTCAATTGGTCTTTGACTATCTGCAGCAGCCTTCGTGCCT CTCACTGGAAAAGGGACTGCATGTGAATGAAATTGCCCAACAACTGAGCATGCCGGTGGAAAAAATCTC AGAATCAATCAAATTTCTTGAAGAAGACGGCTTGGTTTACTCAACGATAGATGACTATCATTTCAAGTCCACTGGCAATGGTTGA
- the LOC131320899 gene encoding replication protein A 32 kDa subunit B isoform X6, which translates to MYGSQFDGNAAFAGGGFMPSQTTQTADPSFSAAKNRDTQPLLPLTVKQISQAFQATDDKSNFIIDGVDVNNVTLVGMVFNKAERVTDVSFVIDDGTGRIDCNRWVNEAVDTKEVEAISDGMYVRVHGHLKGFQGKKQLTVFSIRPLTDYNEMPYHFVECMYVHNYNTKSRGSVPTQNMPNSAVATPSNSYQAAPPNQYTGHYGIDGVKGIAQLVFDYLQQPSCLSLEKGLHVNEIAQQLSMPVEKISESIKFLEEDGLVYSTIDDYHFKSTGNG; encoded by the exons ATGTACGGGAGCCAGTTCGATGGCAACGCGGCCTTCGCCGGCGGCGGTTTCATGCCCTCTCAGACCACTCAGACCGCCGATCCTTCCTTCTCTGCCGCTAAA AATCGAGATACCCAACCACTGCTTCCGTTAACTGTAAAGCAAATAAGCCAAGCTTTTCAGGCTACCGATGACAAATCAAACTTTATTATTGATGGCGTCGACGTGAACAAT GTTACGTTGGTGGGGATGGTTTTCAATAAGGCAGAAAGGGTTACTGACGTTTCATTTGTGATTGATGATGGCACTGGACGCATTGACTGCAATAGATg GGTGAATGAAGCTGTAGACACTAAGGAAGTGGAGGCAATATC TGATGGAATGTATGTTCGGGTTCATGGACATTTGAAGGGCTTTCAGGGTAAAAAACAGTTAACAGTCTTCTCGATCAg GCCTCTGACTGACTACAATGAGATGCCATACCACTTTGTTGAGTGTATGTATGTCCATAACTACAACACCAAATCACGG GGTAGTGTCCCCACTCAAAATATGCCAAATTCAGCTGTTGCCACACCTTCAAATAGTTACCAAGCTGCCCCACCAAATCAA TACACTGGGCACTACGGCATTGATGGAGTGAAGGGCATTGCTCAATTGGTCTTTGACTATCTGCAGCAGCCTTCGTGCCT CTCACTGGAAAAGGGACTGCATGTGAATGAAATTGCCCAACAACTGAGCATGCCGGTGGAAAAAATCTC AGAATCAATCAAATTTCTTGAAGAAGACGGCTTGGTTTACTCAACGATAGATGACTATCATTTCAAGTCCACTGGCAATGGTTGA